One Carassius auratus strain Wakin chromosome 16, ASM336829v1, whole genome shotgun sequence genomic window carries:
- the ttc29 gene encoding tetratricopeptide repeat protein 29 isoform X2, with product MSSAVSGSRTSDIYSPHKHRLTPMSKSSAERVKEDPVHPAAEVPEALRQKVCVDLLREGFPRAFAQMFALLRRWDAADPLRLHTLQQRLASAETAETHGQYGEAYDNHMFLARFFTEPEDKWLKHHFIELALHSARKFKMDSGKREAEANLHIGQVYLEKGQLERALEHYEVFYQLTMGRTWQDPSGRMHHSRSCEELQKVFTLLGQRLLQEQDYTHAIKMFNKAYQMAKESGDRGSEGEAAYRLGLAYQSTGDQKTAKQFFSVCMEIATILENADSLGRAYEAIAKSLESEGKLTEATEYLEKFAEISLSSKQDRNLEKACMCLGNILSLRKQYDGAHEHFGRAYEIACNLESVVRLQKARVCAGSARALSMMQTYHKLIETPGRQNIKTIISWKKMRHGSLSAPLEEEMKR from the exons ATGTCTTCAGCGGTGAGTGGATCGAGGACATCAGACATCTACAGTCCTCATAAACACAGGCTAACACCGATGTCTAA GTCCAGCGCGGAACGGGTGAAGGAGGATCCCGTCCATCCAGCTGCAGA GGTCCCGGAAGCTCTGCGTCAGAAGGTGTGCGTGGATCTGCTGCGCGAGGGCTTTCCTCGCGCGTTCGCGCAGATGTTCGCGCTGCTGCGGCGCTGGGACGCAGCGGATCCGCTCAGACTGCACACACTCCAGCAGCGCCTCGCGTCCGCAGAGACCGCCGAGACACACG GACAGTACGGAGAGGCGTATGACAACCACATGTTCTTGGCCAGGTTCTTCACCGAGCCGGAGGACAAATGGTTAAAGCATCATTTCATAGAGCTGGCCCTCCATTCAGCTCGCAAATTTAAGATGGACTCTGGCAAAAGAGAGGCTGAGGCCAACCTACACATTGGCCAGGTTTATTTAGAGAAGg GTCAGCTGGAGCGAGCACTAGAGCATTATGAGGTGTTTTATCAGCTGACCATGGGCCGTACGTGGCAGGACCCCAGCGGGCGCATGCATCACTCGCGCTCATGTGAGGAGCTCCAGAAGGTGTTCACGCTGCTGGGACAGAGACTGCTTCAGGAACAAGACTACACTCATGCAATTAAGATGTTCAACAAGGCTTACCAGATGGCTAAAGAGT CGGGAGATCGAGGGTCAGAAGGAGAAGCCGCTTATAGACTGGGCCTGGCGTATCAGAGCACTGGAGACCAGAAGACTGCTAAACAG TTTTTCAGCGTGTGTATGGAGATCGCCACAATACTTGAAAATGCAGACAGCCTGGGAAGAGCATACGAAGCCATTGCCAAATCTCTGGAGAG TGAAGGCAAACTAACAGAGGCAActgaatatttggagaagttTGCAGAGATTTCTCTAAGCAGCAAACAGGACAGGAACCTTGAAAAAGCCTGCATGTGCCTCGGAAACATCCTCAGCTTGAGA AAGCAGTATGATGGAGCTCATGAACATTTTGGACGTGCGTATGAGATTGCGTGTAACCTGGAGTCAGTGGTCAGGCTGCAGAAGGCTCGGGTGTGTGCGGGCAGCGCTCGTGCGCTCAGCATGATGCAGACCTATCACAAGCTCATAGAGACACCAGGACGCCAGAACATCAAGACAATCATCAGCTGGAAGAAGATGAGACACGGCAGCTTAAGTGCACCATT AGAGGAAGAAATGAAGAGATGA
- the ttc29 gene encoding tetratricopeptide repeat protein 29 isoform X1 translates to MSSAVSGSRTSDIYSPHKHRLTPMSKSSAERVKEDPVHPAAERVPEALRQKVCVDLLREGFPRAFAQMFALLRRWDAADPLRLHTLQQRLASAETAETHGQYGEAYDNHMFLARFFTEPEDKWLKHHFIELALHSARKFKMDSGKREAEANLHIGQVYLEKGQLERALEHYEVFYQLTMGRTWQDPSGRMHHSRSCEELQKVFTLLGQRLLQEQDYTHAIKMFNKAYQMAKESGDRGSEGEAAYRLGLAYQSTGDQKTAKQFFSVCMEIATILENADSLGRAYEAIAKSLESEGKLTEATEYLEKFAEISLSSKQDRNLEKACMCLGNILSLRKQYDGAHEHFGRAYEIACNLESVVRLQKARVCAGSARALSMMQTYHKLIETPGRQNIKTIISWKKMRHGSLSAPLEEEMKR, encoded by the exons ATGTCTTCAGCGGTGAGTGGATCGAGGACATCAGACATCTACAGTCCTCATAAACACAGGCTAACACCGATGTCTAA GTCCAGCGCGGAACGGGTGAAGGAGGATCCCGTCCATCCAGCTGCAGA GAGGGTCCCGGAAGCTCTGCGTCAGAAGGTGTGCGTGGATCTGCTGCGCGAGGGCTTTCCTCGCGCGTTCGCGCAGATGTTCGCGCTGCTGCGGCGCTGGGACGCAGCGGATCCGCTCAGACTGCACACACTCCAGCAGCGCCTCGCGTCCGCAGAGACCGCCGAGACACACG GACAGTACGGAGAGGCGTATGACAACCACATGTTCTTGGCCAGGTTCTTCACCGAGCCGGAGGACAAATGGTTAAAGCATCATTTCATAGAGCTGGCCCTCCATTCAGCTCGCAAATTTAAGATGGACTCTGGCAAAAGAGAGGCTGAGGCCAACCTACACATTGGCCAGGTTTATTTAGAGAAGg GTCAGCTGGAGCGAGCACTAGAGCATTATGAGGTGTTTTATCAGCTGACCATGGGCCGTACGTGGCAGGACCCCAGCGGGCGCATGCATCACTCGCGCTCATGTGAGGAGCTCCAGAAGGTGTTCACGCTGCTGGGACAGAGACTGCTTCAGGAACAAGACTACACTCATGCAATTAAGATGTTCAACAAGGCTTACCAGATGGCTAAAGAGT CGGGAGATCGAGGGTCAGAAGGAGAAGCCGCTTATAGACTGGGCCTGGCGTATCAGAGCACTGGAGACCAGAAGACTGCTAAACAG TTTTTCAGCGTGTGTATGGAGATCGCCACAATACTTGAAAATGCAGACAGCCTGGGAAGAGCATACGAAGCCATTGCCAAATCTCTGGAGAG TGAAGGCAAACTAACAGAGGCAActgaatatttggagaagttTGCAGAGATTTCTCTAAGCAGCAAACAGGACAGGAACCTTGAAAAAGCCTGCATGTGCCTCGGAAACATCCTCAGCTTGAGA AAGCAGTATGATGGAGCTCATGAACATTTTGGACGTGCGTATGAGATTGCGTGTAACCTGGAGTCAGTGGTCAGGCTGCAGAAGGCTCGGGTGTGTGCGGGCAGCGCTCGTGCGCTCAGCATGATGCAGACCTATCACAAGCTCATAGAGACACCAGGACGCCAGAACATCAAGACAATCATCAGCTGGAAGAAGATGAGACACGGCAGCTTAAGTGCACCATT AGAGGAAGAAATGAAGAGATGA